The Hippoglossus hippoglossus isolate fHipHip1 chromosome 10, fHipHip1.pri, whole genome shotgun sequence DNA segment TAATATCTCTGTCACCAAGTGTTCCTCTGCAGGAAGACCCTCAGCTGTGGGAAAGACTTCCCTCCCCCACTGCCCTTGCCCTGCATCTCTCTAAGGCAAAGTGTATCCCAAACAGACTCTTGGCCATGGAAATGGTTACATGCCCCATCAGCTTTGTGATTGGTTCGGCACTCAGAGTGGAGTTGTGCCTTCGAGCCATATGGTTTTCATTGCCAGCGCACCTGCAACAATCTGCCACTGTGTCTGCTGTGAACGGATGATAAGGTCCCTCCCGCTAACCTGTTCTCTTCTTTCCAGCTGAGATCCAGCACTGCCTGGTGAGTGCAGGGGATGTCGGTTGTGGTGTGTTTGAGTGCTTTGAGAATAACTCCTGCGAGATACGAGGGCTACAGGAAATCTGCATGACGTTCCTGCACAACGCTGGCAAATTTGACTCTCAGGTACTAAActagtctgtgtgtctgcaaaaaaaaaaaattgtataacCTGAGGCAACATTCCTTTTTACCTTCTCACTGGTTCACTGCTTCACACTCGTCATCCATGAACAGATTTTTAACAGACCAGCATTTTTTTCAACACACCTTTACCTCACAACATGTCAGCTTTTCAAGGAGTGTATAATCTGTTTTCCACTTTTAGAAAGCTCACTTCACTCTCAGTGGACTGATGCATGTACAGTTAGAACCATGGGTCATGAGCCAGCTGGCTATATGCCCAGTTAGCTCCCTTTTCATACATAGCAGAGGCTGAAGCCCTGCCAAGCCTGACTGGGGTCTTAATGTGTCTATAGGGTCACTGAATAGGAACTTACATCTTTGGCAGATAATACCAGGATATCTCAGCAgtgaaacagagatttttattgtcattcatgCAGAGTTCATCCCTGCATTCATAGTGTGGATTCTATAGCTGCACAATCATAGAAAGTTTCCTCCAACATGGCCACACATACACTCCAACACGGCTGAAGCAGGTGCACGACACCTACCAAAGCTATAATGTAGAACTTGAGATTGAACGGCAAGGGTCTTTGTCTTGAGCCTTCAAtcaacaggtgtgtgtctgtgtgtgtgtgagcaggggAAGTCCTTCATCAAGGATGCTCTGAAGTGTATGGCCCACGGTCTACGGCACAAGTTCAGCTGTAtcagcaggaagtgtgtgtcCATTAAGGAGATGGTGTTCCAGCTCCAGAGAGAATGCTACATCAAACACAACCTGTGCTCTGCCGCCAAGGAGAATGTGGCCGTCATGGTGGAGATGATCCACTTCCAAGATCTCTTCCCTAAAGGGTGAGTGGCCGGTTCGGAATTGGGCTGCATGGTGGACTAGATTTTCTCTCAAGCTTCATCTCGGTTTGTTTACCTCCCCTGaactcttctcttcttccatATATAGTAAGAGTACAACCCTATTTATTCCTGTCATTTGCTAGACCATGATGTATCGTGCTACCAAACATTAAATCACAGCCGTCATGTGAGTaatctgcctctctctgcccaGTCCATATGTGGAGCTGGTGAATATTCTCCTGAGCTGCGgcgaggaggtgaaggaggcaCTGACACGGAGCGTCCGGCTACAGTGCGAGCAGAACTGGGGGGCTCTGTGCGACAGCCTGAGCCTGTGCTCCTCCCTCGCACCGTCTCCCGCTGGCTCCCCCGTGGagcaccaccaccgccgccctCTGCCCTCCCACCCCGAGCCAGAGCACCCTCGGCCCCCGCGGCAAGGCGACAAAGACAAAGCCGGTAAGGCGGGCTTCAACGCTCACCCACGCAATCGCAGTCAGGGACCACGCCGCCAGAGTCCAGAAGCTGGAGTGATGGCTGACCAGGAAGACCCCGAGGCCACCGACATCCGGAGGTGAAAGTGCAGGGGGACTGTCCCGACTTTGACCCCCTacaccatttaaaaacacacacttgcagacTTATGCaacctcctccccccccacacacacacactctctctttctcacacacacacacacacacagtcacagtgtctctccctctctctctcacatacacacacatgcacacacacaaattcccAGACAGACTGAGCAGAAGGAAACAAGCCCCGACCCTCCCTGTCCTTATTCCGCTCTCTCCAGTCATTCCAGCAGTCCCACGTGTTAAACTTGCAGGGTAATTGTGGTGAAGCTTGTAATGTTATGCCAGACTGTAGGccacaatttgttttttatttttaatttgaataataattgttattatcatGATGATTTCAACTGTTAGGTCTATTTTGGCTCTAATATAGCATTTTCTCAAATCATACTGCCGGTAagatttgaatatatttgtattatttattttattctttatgcAATGTTGGAATATCAAAATGTACATAGAAATATActtatctatatttatataaacatgtataaatatagtTACAATATGCAATACTGATCTACTATAGATGACATAGTATATGGTGTGCTGTCTGTTGTCCTCTCCACAGTATTGCACCCATCACACGTTGGTCTGTAGATATGTAACATACaccatttatttgtttcaaaGTGGGAATGTGTATTATAATTATAGATACTTGATGATTAAATACAAATTGTACAGGTTTCAAAGTCCAGTTCTGGCACATATGAATTGTAGTGCATGATGGCCACGAAGCCAACAAACGTGTGCATTCTTATAGTGAAAATCCACTCTAAAGAGGATGCAAGTGTAATACTATGAATATGGACAGTTATTTCACCCTTTGTACGTATTGATCATAAAGCTATAGAGTCAATGAGAGCCAGGACTGATCTCTGATGACGTCATGCATGGCGGTCTGGGCGGCAATGAATGGGAGACTCTCTGTTTCAGTAGTGCTGCAGAAAGTGTGACCCATTCACTGTTGATGGAGTTTCAGAAATGGTGTCTCGGTGACGTTACAGATTAATGTAGCTTCAGGATATCGTTGTTCCTGTTCACAAATAACAACTGAGCTGTTAAACGTTCTACATTCTCTTTGGTTTTCTGTTCAGCTATCAACCGCAGCAAAGGATGTcagatcacattttaaatgtagaaatcacACACATCAAGGTGCCTAAACTTGTTATTGTCCACAGTGACCGCTTCTCTGTGATTTAAGTGAATGGATGATAAGTGATAAGTGAATGGAGCTATATTTTACAATGATGTTGAGCCACAAAAGTCTATTGCACTTTGGATgattgtcagtgtgtgttggactCTTGCAGGTTGAGAAATGAGACCAGGGCAGTTGCGCTTGAGCAATCCTGGTCTTTCTCATCAACTTACAGCACCGAGCCCTGTATCCTCACATGCTCCTTAGGATCAGATTGAGCCCCATTCTTTAAAAGAGCCATGCTTCCACTTTGTCGCCGTGGCCAGGAAAGAGGCTTGACAAAAATCCTCCGGATCTCCGGCTCCTCTAAATTAGCCCTTATTCCTCTCTGGTCCGTTACCTAGGTCAGGAGAGACATGAAGGCCTGTTATTCTACCCGTTAGAGCTGCAGGCAACGCAGTGAGGACCCAGGAACTGGGTTAAGTCCACACGAGGAGGCTCTGGTGCTGTTATtctaaatgttatatttacCAAGGCCACCAGAGAATTCCTCTGGGCCACAGCCAAGAGCCAGCAACACAGCGAGGCAGAGAGGAGTGGAGCGAGAAGGACAGAGACAtactcaactttttttttttttatgcgaGAGGTGACACCATCTTAACTAaaactcttctcctcttcctcctttggGTCACAGACACAGgcttttttttcaccatttcaGGCCAGTCAAGTGCTGTAGCTGTGGAAGTGTCGTCTGTGAGCACATGACACCACATCCTGTGGAGTGCTTGGtgcaaaaaaaacagtaaaagagaTTTTGTGGCTCAATTTAggtccccccacccccccaccctgaTGTACGTACAGTAAGGTAATGTTTTTACCCCCAATCCTTTAAGCTCAGAGGATTTGAATCATCAGTGAGACtttcaggcttttatttttttctgttgtggaAGTTGGGATTCCTGTGACATCCCAGCACGAGACATAAGCTAATCTTATTGagaatgtactgtatgtgtgtaaagTGACAATCTGTTTAGCTCTCTTGTCATTAGGTTTGATAtggcttttttaaaataatgtagTAGCTTGAATGGCTGTTCTTCATGtgttcagagggaaataaaactaACTACGTTTCCTGTATTGTTAGAGCTCAGTCGCCACATCACGTGTTTCCCTCTATCAAGCACAGGGACTCTGCTTTCACTGTTGAAAATACAGAACATGGTCTAGAAGTTTGTAACTCACCTGTAACACAACGGGCATATGATCCGATAAATATCTTTGGACTCATGAAATCAGCTGTATGTTGTTATCATTAAACtatttttgtctgtattttgtaTATCTTGTTTCTTTCAATGTACTTTTTTATCTAAATCCTGAACGTATACATAGTCTTATGGTACAGACAAAAGTTTCCGATGTGAAACATTCAAGCAGAGAAGTGTCTCAGGTTCACACAGGTTAACAGACACCCTATTCTCGTTTGACTGGCCACCTCCTTTCTGACAGTGAGATACGGGCCATGTTTAAAGTTTCAAGGACTGGAAATAATCTCCCTATTTAAAGGCCTAAACATTTACGTCAGAGCCTCTGGATCGTACAGGCAATGTCTGGGGTGTTGTTTTGTTGGTGCTTTAA contains these protein-coding regions:
- the stc2a gene encoding stanniocalcin-2a, with translation MLVKLAVALLVLLVLEQVVGSDNTDIHDSPPEKPVSQKGRLSLQNTAEIQHCLVSAGDVGCGVFECFENNSCEIRGLQEICMTFLHNAGKFDSQGKSFIKDALKCMAHGLRHKFSCISRKCVSIKEMVFQLQRECYIKHNLCSAAKENVAVMVEMIHFQDLFPKGPYVELVNILLSCGEEVKEALTRSVRLQCEQNWGALCDSLSLCSSLAPSPAGSPVEHHHRRPLPSHPEPEHPRPPRQGDKDKAGKAGFNAHPRNRSQGPRRQSPEAGVMADQEDPEATDIRR